In Planctomycetota bacterium, one genomic interval encodes:
- a CDS encoding isochorismatase family protein — protein MPIPRLKLEQTVLLVVDFQERLLPQIDGGESVVASAAKLIAGCAALKLPIIVTEQNPQKLGPTVGAIAEALPRGTPIEAKMKFSAWIEPVRKHVSELNRWTVLICGIETHVCVMQTALDLAAAGYVAAVATDAIGSRRVGDHQAGLARMNTAHVLPVSVEMALLEMVHEAGTDRFRSVLPIVR, from the coding sequence ATGCCGATCCCACGCCTCAAACTCGAGCAGACCGTTCTGCTGGTCGTCGACTTTCAGGAGCGCCTTCTGCCGCAGATCGACGGCGGCGAATCGGTCGTCGCGTCGGCGGCGAAGCTCATCGCCGGGTGCGCGGCCCTGAAACTGCCGATCATCGTGACGGAGCAGAATCCTCAGAAGCTGGGCCCGACGGTGGGGGCGATCGCCGAAGCGCTGCCGCGCGGGACGCCGATCGAGGCGAAGATGAAGTTCTCGGCGTGGATCGAGCCGGTGCGGAAACATGTGTCGGAGCTGAATCGCTGGACGGTGCTGATTTGCGGGATCGAGACGCATGTCTGCGTGATGCAGACGGCGCTGGACCTGGCGGCGGCGGGGTATGTCGCGGCCGTGGCGACGGATGCGATCGGTTCACGCCGTGTGGGCGATCATCAGGCGGGATTGGCGCGGATGAACACGGCCCATGTGCTGCCGGTCAGTGTGGAGATGGCGCTGCTTGAGATGGTGCACGAAGCAGGGACGGATCGGTTCCGGAGCGTGCTGCCGATTGTGCGATAG
- a CDS encoding histone H1, translating to MQEYEQLKALVEAAAEDIAKAEGGNKAAGTRVRKSMQDIKAAAQAVRVKVLEMRDSSQG from the coding sequence ATGCAAGAATACGAACAGCTCAAGGCGCTCGTGGAGGCGGCCGCGGAAGACATCGCCAAGGCCGAGGGCGGCAACAAGGCGGCCGGGACCCGCGTGCGTAAATCCATGCAGGACATCAAGGCGGCGGCTCAGGCGGTCCGCGTGAAAGTCCTGGAAATGCGGGACTCGAGTCAGGGCTGA